A segment of the Streptomyces sp. NBC_01235 genome:
GGGGGTGCGTTACAGAGTTGTAAACCTCAAATCCAGCCATCCTGTGGTGCCACTCCATGGACGGCCGGTTGGCTTGTTCTGGCGCCTCGGATGGCGCCCGGTCGTGGCGGAAACCGGACCAGTTGTCGCAGGCCGGCGGCCTGGCCCCTCGGTTGAAGGACTCTTCGAACTCCGCGAAGCAGCGTTCGATGGCGCCAAGATCCTTGCACTGGCGTCAGCGCCGAGATTTACTCGGAAGCGTGCCGGTCGGCCACCCCGAATTCTCCAGGAAAGGCCGTGCAAAAACGGGGTGAATGCCTGCCGAGTGCACATGGGCAACCATCATGAACTCGCGCGGTCGCCGTGCGAGTTGACACGGAGGCATGATGATTGATCAAGTCGAAGACACCAGGGCGCCTTTGGTCGGTGGAAAGTGGCCGAGGTAGTGCCGATGGCCAGGAAAACCAGTGAGACGGAGACCCGGCGCAATCAGGTCCTCACCACAAACGTGGGGCTGCACATACCCAAGGGAATCGCCTTCGAGGAGTGGGAGCGGGCCGGGCGTCAGCTCTCCGGGCTACTCAATTCCTCGTCCTGGTGGCTGGGTGACTGGCTCGTATACGGCAAGGACCACTATGCCGACAGATATGAGCGCGGTATTCGTGCGGCGGGACTGCGGTATCAGACGCTGCGCAACTACGCCTGGGTTTCTCGGCGGTTTGAGCTGCACAGGCGACGTTCCGCGCTCAGCTTCCAGCACCACGCCGAGCTGGCGTCCCTGCCCCACGGCGAGCAGGAGACCTGGCTCGACCGCGCCGAGCGGATGAGGTGGACCACCAAGCAGCTGCGCCACGCCATTCGGTCCCAGCGCGAGGACGCCGCGCAGCAGGCTGACGCCGTTGCGGCGACGCGTCGACTCGCTGTGCCCGACAGCCGGCTCCAGTGGTGGCACAAGGCGGCGGACCACGCCGGCACCGAGTTGGAGGAGTGGGTGACAGCCACCCTCGATGCCGCCGCCAGCCAGGTGCTGAGGGACGACGACCGGCAACTGCCCTTCGAGTGACCGTCACCGGCGGGGTCCGCACACTACGGCGTGAGGACCCCGCGCCACGGGCAATTCCGTTACGGCAGGCGGCTCATGAGATCCGCCGTCTGTGCGTGCCGGGTGCATCCGCGCTCGGCGAACGACCGCACCACCCGCTCGCGGACCTCGGGGCTCTGTTCCTGGCTGAGCTTGAACATTCCCTCAGCCTTGGTGACCCGGACGCGGAAAGCGCCCACACCGGGCACTATCTTCCGGAAGTAGTCGACGGACTCGCGCATGTCCCAGTCGTTGCCGAATTCCTTCTCGAATTCCTGCACCGTGGCCTGCACGACGCCCAGTGTCTCCTCCGTCGACTCGATCCTTTCCACCACTCCGTGCACATGCACGGAGGTGAAGTTCCATGTGGGGGCGGCCGGCGTAATATCGTACACGGTGGGCGAGACATAGGCATGCGGACCGGTGAACGTCAGCAGGATCACCGACCCTGTGTTGAGCGCCTTCCAGTGCGGATTGGCCCGATTCATATGGCCCAGCAAGGGCATGCCGGCCAAATCCGCAGCGGGCGCTCCGTCCCAGTGAGGGTCGGTGATGACCGGAAGGTGGGTGGCGAACGGTCCGTCGGCGGGCGTTCCATTACTGACCATCAGTGCCAGCGGATTCCCATGGATCAGGTCGACCATCCATGAAACGTCCGGTACCCGGTAGTGGTTGGGGACGAACATACGGCACTCACCTTCGTCGTGTGACAATCGTGTCCTGTCGGCAGGACGGCTGGGTTCTTCATAATGGCTCGCCGGCGTCTCCGGACGCAATGAAAGAAGAAGTGGCAACTTCAGAACGCGAGAAATTCCCATTCAACCGTCAGGAGAATTCCCGGGAAGCGGGCAGGCGGTCGACTCGTGTGCCGGGGCGGAAAGGCTCGCTCGTCGTGCAGGGCGGTAAGCGCCGCGGCCGGCTTGCCGCGGCTGGTGATGCCTACGGCTTCCTATTGCGGATCCAACTGCTGATGCTCGGTCAATGGGAGGTGCTGACCCGGCGCCGCGTGGAACACCGGCCCCGGAAGGGCCTGGAGCCGCACTGCGTGGAAAAGGGGAAACCGTGTGTACGGACAGGCCAAGCGCTTGGAAGGCACTTGAGCGGACCATAGGACGTGCAGGCCTGACCTGGCATTTTCCGGGCGTGGAGTGCGGACGTTCGGCTACTTCGACACGCATTCGACAGACGAGGATATGAGCGCGCCTGGGCTACGCCCGTGCATCCTGCTGCAGTTGAATGTCAGCGGAACAGCTCTGGCGCCGGGCAGGTCTCCAATGGCTCCTCCGGCCGGTCGGCCCAGCCCCACGAGACATGCCGACCGGCGCACCTCCACAGCGACCGGCAGGCCCGTCGGCCGTCGTCCTCCCGCCTGGACAGTACGAAGCCACCGGACTCCATGGGTTGGCCGCAATCAGGACAGACCGGGGCGTCTTTGGTCATGCGGCGCACACTAGTGCTGGTGACCGCATAGACACCTCACGACCTCAAGTCGTCAAGCCGCAGCGGCCAAGGCAGTTGGGAATGCGGTGTTCTCATCGAACAGTTCCCGTCGCTGGAGGCAGTGGAACATCTGTCCGAGCATGCGGTTGAAGAGGTTGCGCTGGGCGGCAGCGTGCCAGTCCCCACGCTCGTCGCGGCGGCGACGGTAGTGGGCCATGGCTCCGGGCGAGGCCCGGAGGGCGGAGAAGGCCCAGAGGTAGCCGGCGTGGTTGAGGCGGTCGTTCTTGACCCAGCGGCGGGTGATGCTGGACTTCTTGCCGGAAGCCCGGGTGATGGGCGAGGAGCCGGCGTATGCCTTCAGGCCGCGGGCGTCGGCGAAACGGCCGCGGTCGTCCCCGATCTCAGCGAGCACCCGGGCGCCGAGCTGGACGCCGAGGCCGGGAAAACTGAGGATGATCTCAGCGTCCGGATGCTGAGGGAAAGCTTCCTCCACAGCCTGGGCGAGGTCGTCGGTAGCCGTGCAGGCGGCCTGGAGCTGGACCAGGAGGGCGAGCATCTGCTTGCCGAGCGCGTCCTCGACGAGGGCAGGATGGTGGGTGCAGTCCTCGCGGAAGACCTCACGGAGGCGTTCGGTCTCGGCTTCGATGCCGCGTTGGCGACCAGCCCGCTTGAGGGCGGCTTGGAGCTGGGTGCGAGTCAGTCGAGCAGCTCGCGTGGGAGTTGGAGCCAGCTTGAGGACTTCGTGGGCTTCAGGGCGGCAGAGACCGTTCTTCCAGGACTCGAACGCCGCCAGGGCGGCTGGGTAGTACTCGCGCAGCAGGGAGCGGAGCTGGTTGGAAATCTGCTGACGGTTCCAGGTGGAGTCCTGCTGGGCGCGGGCGAGGACAGCGATGGCGCGGGCCAGGTCGCTGTCATCGGGCAAGACCCGGTGGGCGTGCATGTCGGTGCGCAGGATGTTCGCGAGCACCAGGGCGTCGCCCGGGTCGGACTTCTTGCGGGAGACGCTGTGCCGGTCGCGGTAGCGGGCGGCGGCCATCGGGTTGATCGCGAAGACCTTCCGCTTGCCCTGCCGCAGCACGGCGACCAGCAGACCTCGGGAGGTCTCGATGGCCACCGGGATCGGGTGTTCCTCGGTGTCGCCGTACTCGGCGAGCATCTCCAACAAGATCTTGTAGCCGGCCGCATCATCCGTGATGTGGCGTTTGGCCATCAGCTGGCCCGAGTCGTCGACCAGGGCGACGTCGTGCGTCCTCTCGGCCCAGTCGATTCCGCAGTAGATCAAGGCGTCCTCCCCATGGCGTGGGTGTTTGCGCTGGTCACGAGCGCATGCGGGCCACGCGGCGACCTAATTCCAGGACTCGGCGACAAGGCCGGTCCGCCACCTCACTAGCCGTTCGTGGCACCAGCGCGTCACACGGGCCTCGGTCTCGACGGGAGCTCGCAAAGCTCGGGCATATCGAGAGGTCATCATGCAGCGGGCTCGCACCACCAACGTCAACGAGCAAGCACGGCCTGGGGTAGTGGCGGTCACGCAGGCGCGAGCGCTTCGCTCTTCGCTCAAGGCTTCTCAAGCCAGGCTTCGTGTAGGAATCCGTCCGATGCCCACGCGACCACCACCACGAGTACGGGGACTGCACGCCGCTCTATGCGGAGGTCTCAATGAACCCGGTTCGCCGGACGCGTCGCAGCCCCCGTACTCGAACAACCCGCTGGAGCGACAACCGCTCTGTGTGGGCCGTTGAGAACGAATTAGGTTCATCGGGTTGAGGTGGAGCCGCGCCTCGACACACCCGTGCCTGGCAGGATCTCCCGCATGTTCGGAGAGAAGCTCGACATGCTGTCACAGATGATGGCCGAGCATATGGCCACGCCGTTCCCGCCGAGCTTCCGCGGCCTGGACATCGAAGGCCAGGACATGGTGTTGCTTGACGCGGACGCCTACGCATTCGCGTCCAGTGTTCTCAACGGCCCGCTCAATGAGCGGCGTCGCGCAGGCCTGATGAGGCTCACAGCGGCGTTCGAAAAGGTTCTCCCCGCGATCGGCGACGAGCAGGGGGCCAAGTACTACACGCACCTACGCGACATGGCCGTGCTGGCCGTCGAAATCGAGACCTCGCGCGACAAGTAGACCTCCAACCGCCACGACCACCAGCCGGCGAACTTGCGCGGTCCAGCACTAACGGTTGATCGGGATCTCATAGACGATCTCGCAGTGTGCGGCGGGCACAACGATGTCCGCCGTCTCCACGGGACGCTCCTCGTCGCTGTAGTACGTCCGCCGGATGTGCGTGACGAGCGCGGCCTTCTGGATGCCGAGAAGCGATGCCTCATCGGCGGTCGCCTGCCTCGGCTCCGGCTGCTCCACGGCATGGCTGACGGTGATGCCGA
Coding sequences within it:
- a CDS encoding IS110 family transposase translates to MIYCGIDWAERTHDVALVDDSGQLMAKRHITDDAAGYKILLEMLAEYGDTEEHPIPVAIETSRGLLVAVLRQGKRKVFAINPMAAARYRDRHSVSRKKSDPGDALVLANILRTDMHAHRVLPDDSDLARAIAVLARAQQDSTWNRQQISNQLRSLLREYYPAALAAFESWKNGLCRPEAHEVLKLAPTPTRAARLTRTQLQAALKRAGRQRGIEAETERLREVFREDCTHHPALVEDALGKQMLALLVQLQAACTATDDLAQAVEEAFPQHPDAEIILSFPGLGVQLGARVLAEIGDDRGRFADARGLKAYAGSSPITRASGKKSSITRRWVKNDRLNHAGYLWAFSALRASPGAMAHYRRRRDERGDWHAAAQRNLFNRMLGQMFHCLQRRELFDENTAFPTALAAAA
- a CDS encoding LmbU family transcriptional regulator; this encodes MARKTSETETRRNQVLTTNVGLHIPKGIAFEEWERAGRQLSGLLNSSSWWLGDWLVYGKDHYADRYERGIRAAGLRYQTLRNYAWVSRRFELHRRRSALSFQHHAELASLPHGEQETWLDRAERMRWTTKQLRHAIRSQREDAAQQADAVAATRRLAVPDSRLQWWHKAADHAGTELEEWVTATLDAAASQVLRDDDRQLPFE
- a CDS encoding FMN-binding negative transcriptional regulator; the encoded protein is MFVPNHYRVPDVSWMVDLIHGNPLALMVSNGTPADGPFATHLPVITDPHWDGAPAADLAGMPLLGHMNRANPHWKALNTGSVILLTFTGPHAYVSPTVYDITPAAPTWNFTSVHVHGVVERIESTEETLGVVQATVQEFEKEFGNDWDMRESVDYFRKIVPGVGAFRVRVTKAEGMFKLSQEQSPEVRERVVRSFAERGCTRHAQTADLMSRLP